A genome region from Passer domesticus isolate bPasDom1 chromosome 27, bPasDom1.hap1, whole genome shotgun sequence includes the following:
- the MED24 gene encoding mediator of RNA polymerase II transcription subunit 24, whose amino-acid sequence MKVVNLKQAILQAWKERWSDYQWAINMKRFFPRGATWDILNLAEALLEQAMIGPSPNPLILSYLKYAISSQMVSYSTVLMAISKFDDFSRDLCVQSLLEIMDMFCDRLSCHGKAEECISLCRALLSALTWLLRCATFYAEKVKEPLEQAAAENQLKMCLERLEKVLSSTKNRALIHIAKLEETSSWSTVEQSLVKLGENLNNLGSSPLRSQADNCVSLIKSIPTMLSVHSEQLNKTGFPTVHAVVLLEGTMNLTGETQPLVEQLMMVKRMQRIPSPLFVLEIWKACFVGLIECPEGTEELKWTAFTFLKMPQVLVKLKKYPQGDKDFTEDVNSAFEFLLKLTPLLDKADQRCNCNCMSLLLQECSKQGLLSEANMNNLIDKRAADKENSPSLKSAENANIQPNPGLILRAEPTVTNILKTMDADHSKSPEGLLGVLGHMLSGKSLDLLLAAAAATGKLKSFARKFVKLNEFTKQITGEISKSGPVRALLFDISFLMLCHVAQTYGSEVILSDSNPPGEVPFFETWMLTCMPEEGKILNPDHPCFRPDSTKVESLVALLNNSSEMKLVQMKWHEVCLSISAAILEILNAWENGVLTSESIQKITENIKGKVCSMAVCAVAWLVAHVRMLGLDEREKSLQMIRQLATPLYGESTLQFYNERVVIMSSILEHMCADILQQTATQIKFPSTGMDTIPYWNLLPPKKPIKEVLTSVFTKVLEKGWVDSRSIHIFDTLLHMGGVYWFCNNLVKELLKETRKEHTLRAVELLYAIFCLDMHQLTLTLLGHILPNLLTDSSKWHTLMDPPGKALAKLSVWCALSSYSSHSKVQASARQKKRHREDIEDYISLFPLDDTQPSKLMRLLSSNEEDSNILSSPNRSMSSSLSASQLHTVSMRDPLNRVLANLFLLISSILGAKTAGTHTQFVQWFMEECVECLEQGSRGSILQFMPFTMVSELVKVSTMSSPKIVLAITDLSLPLGRRVAAKAIAAL is encoded by the exons ATGAAGGTGGTGAACCTGAAGCAGGCCATCCTGCAGGCCTGGAAGGAGCGCTGGAGCGACTACCAATGGGCCATAAACATGAAGCGGTTCTTCCCCCGCGGAGCCACCTGGGACATCCTCAACTTGGCAG AGGCTCTCCTGGAGCAGGCCATGATTGGGCCATCCCCAAACCCACTCATCTTGTCCTACCTGAAATACGCCATCAGCTCCCAG ATGGTGTCCTATTCCACGGTGCTGATGGCCATCAGCAAG TTCGATGACTTCTCCCGGGATTTGTGTGTCCAGTCGCTCTTGGAGATCATGGACATGTTCTGTGACCGCCTCAG ctgccaCGGCAAGGCCGAGGAGTGCATCAGCCtgtgcagggcactgctgagtgccctcacctggctgctgcGCTGCGCCACCTTCTACGCCGAGAAGGTGAAGGAGCCGCTGGAGCAGGCGGCGGCGGAGAACCAGCTGAAGATGTGCCTGGAGAGGCTGGAGaaggtgctcagcagcaccaaGAACCGTGCCCTGATCCACATTGCCAAGCTGGAGGAGACAT cctcctgGAGCACCGTGGAGCAGTCCCTCGTCAAGCTGGGAGAGAACCTGAACAACCTTGGCAGCTCCCCGCTGCGGAGCCAGGCTGACAACTGCGTGTCCCTCATCAAAAG CATCCCCACCATGCTCTCAGTCCACTCGGAGCAGCTGAACAAGACAGGCTTCCCCACCGTGCACGCcgtggtgctgctggagggcaCCATGAACCTCACAGGAGAGACCCAGCcactggtggagcagctgaTGATGGTGAAGAGGATGCAG CGCATCCCCTCCCCTCTCTTCGTGCTGGAGATCTGGAAGGCTTGTTTTGTGGGCCTCATCGAGTGTCCTGAGGGCACAGAGGAGCTCAAGTGGACAGCCTTCACCTTCCTGAAG ATGCCCCAAGTGCTGGTTAAACTCAAGAAATACCCCCAAGGGGACAAG GATTTCACTGAGGATGTGAACAGTGCCTTCGAGTTCCTGCTGAAGCTGACCCCTCTGCTCGACAAAGCCGACCAGCGCTGCAA ctgtAACTGCATgagcctgctcctgcaggagtgCAGCAAGCAGGGGCTGCTCTCCGAGGCCAACATGAACAACCTCATCGACAAACG ggctgcagacAAGGAAAACTCTCCATCCCTGAAATCGGCTGAGAACGCCAACATCCAGCCAAACCCTGGGCTCATCCTGAGGGCTGAGCCCACTGTCACCAACATCCTGAAG ACCATGGATGCGGATCACTCCAAGTCCCCTGAGGGCCTTCTGGGGGTCCTGGGTCACATGCTGTCTGGGAAGAGCCTGGacttgctgctggcagcagcagcagccactgggaAGCTGAAATCCTTCGCTCGGAAGTTTGTCAA GCTGAATGAATTCACCAAGCAAATCACCGGGGAAATCT CCAAGAGTGGCCCAGTCCGGGCTCTGCTCTttgacatctccttcctcatGCTGTGCCATGTGGCCCAGACCTATGGCTCAGAG GTGATCCTGTCAGATTCCAACCCTCCAGGCGAGGTGCCCTTCTTTGAGACCTGGATGCTGACCTGCATGCCCGAGGAGGGGAAGATCCTCAACCCTGACCACCCCTGCTTCCGCCCGGATTCCACCAAGGTGGAGTCCCTGGTTGCCCTCCTCAACAACTCCTCCGAGATGAAGCTGGT GCAGATGAAGTGGCACGAGGTGTGTCTGAGCATCTCAGCTGCCATACTGGAGATCCTCAATGCCTGGGAGAATGGAGTCCTCACCTCTGAGTCGatccag AAAATCACGGAGAACATCAAGGGGAAGGTGTGCAGCATGGCAGTGTGTGCCGTGGCCTGGCTGGTGGCCCACGTCCGCATGCTGGGCCTGGATGAGAGGGAGAAGTCCCTGCAGATGATCCGGCAGCTGGCCACCCCCCTGTACGGGGAGAGCACGCTGCAGTTCTACAACGAGCG CGTGGTGATCATGAGCTCCATCCTGGAGCACATGTGTGCGGACATCCTGCAGCAAACGGCCACGCAGATCAAGTTCCCCTCCACTGGCATGGACACCATTCCCTACTGGAATCTTCTGCCCCCCAAGAAGCCCATCAAGGAGGTGCTGACCAGCGTGTTCACCAAGGTGCTGGAGAAGGGCTGGGTCGACAGCCGCTCCATCCACATCTTCGACACCCTGCTGCACATGGGGGGGGTCTACTGGTTCTGCAACAACCTGGTCAAG gagctgctgaaggagacACGGAAGGAGCACACGCTGAGGGCTGTGGAGCTGCTCTATGCCATCTTCTGCCTGGACATGCACCAGCTGACGCTGACACTGCTGGGCCACATCCTGCCCAACCTGCTGACAGACTCCTCCAAGTGGCACACCCTCATGGACCCTCCTGGGAAGGCCCTGGCCAA GCTCTCTGTTTGGTGTGCCCTGAGCTCCTACTCCTCCCACAGCAAGGTCCAGGCCTCGGCCAGGCAGAAGAAGAGGCACCGGGAGGACATCGAG GATTACATCAGCCTCTTCCCACTGGATGACACACAGCCCTCCAAGCTCATGCGGCTGCTGAGCTCCAACGAGGAGGATTCCAACATCCTCTCCAGCCCCA aTCGCTCCATGAGCAGCTCACTCTctgcctcccagctccacactgtCAGCATGAGGGACCCTCTGAACCGGGTGCTGG caaaCCTCTTCCTGCTCATCTCTTCCATCCTGGGGGCCAAGACAGCTGGCACCCACACCCAGTTTGTCCAGTGGTTCATGGAGGAGTGTGTGGagtgcctggagcagggcagccgtgggagcatcctgcagttCATGCCCTTCACCATG GTTTCTGAGCTGGTGAAGGTGTCCACCATGTCCAGTCCCAAAATTGTCCTGGCCATCACTGACCTCAGCCTGCCCCTGGGTCGCCGTGTCGCCGCCAAGGCCATCGCTGCTCTGTGA